One genomic segment of Peromyscus leucopus breed LL Stock chromosome 23, UCI_PerLeu_2.1, whole genome shotgun sequence includes these proteins:
- the LOC114689243 gene encoding cytochrome P450 3A31-like produces MRKAISMSKDEEWKRMRTLLSPAFTNGKLKEMFPIIEQYGDILVKYLRREAEKGKPIPMKEVFGGLRHGCDHKHIIWWEC; encoded by the exons ATGAGAAAAGCCATCTCCATGTCTAAGGATGAGGAGTGGAAGAGAATGCGAACCTTGCTGTCTCCCGCCTTCACCAATGGAAAACTCAAAGAG ATGTTCCCCATCATTGAACAGTATGGAGATATTTTGGTAAAGTACttgagaagagaggcagagaaaggcaagcCTATCCCCATGAAAGA AGTGTTTGGGGGCCTACGGCATGGATGTGATCACAAGCACATCATTTGGTGGGAGTGTTGA